The following proteins are co-located in the Callospermophilus lateralis isolate mCalLat2 chromosome 8, mCalLat2.hap1, whole genome shotgun sequence genome:
- the Atp5me gene encoding ATP synthase F(0) complex subunit e, mitochondrial — MVPPVQVSPLIKLGRYSALVLGVAYGAKRYSYLKPRAEEERRVAAEEKKRQDELKRIERERAEAQDDSILK; from the exons ATGGTGCCGCCGGTCCAGGTCTCTCCGCTCATCAAG CTCGGCCGCTACTCCGCCCTGGTCCTCGGTGTGGCCTACGGAGCCAAGCGTTACA GTTACCTAAAACCTCGGGCAGAAGAGGAGAGGAGGGTAGCCGCTGAGGAGAAGAAGAGGCAGGATGAGCTGAAGCGGATCGAGAGAGAACGGGCCGAAG CCCAAGATGACAGCATACTGAAGTGA
- the Myl5 gene encoding myosin light chain 5 isoform X3 — translation MASRKTKKKEGGALRAQRASSNVFSNFEQTQIQEFKEAFTLMDQNRDGFIDKEDLKDTYASLGKTNVKDDELDAMLREASGPINFTMFLNLFGEKLTGTDTEETILNAFKMLDPDGKGSIHKEYIKRLLMSQADKMTATEIPPHSWQRSNTRSLWSSAPVDQMLEFASIDAAGNLDYKALSYVLTHGEEKEE, via the exons ATG GCCAGCAGGAAGACCAAGAAGAAGGAGGGCGGGGCCCTGCGTGCCCAGAGGGCATCCTCCAATGTCTTCTCCAACTTCGAACAGACCCAGATCCAGGAGTTCAAGGAG GCATTCACACTCATGGATCAGAACCGAGATGGCTTCATTGACAAGGAGGACCTGAAGGATACCTACGCCTCCCTGG GCAAAACCAACGTCAAGGATGATGAGCTGGACGCCATGCTCCGGGAGGCTTCAGGGCCCATCAACTTTACCATGTTCCTGAACCTGTTTGGGGAGAAGCTGACTG GCACAGACACTGAGGAGACCATCCTGAATGCCTTCAAGATGCTCGACCCTGATGGCAAAGGCAGCATCCACAAGGAGTA CATCAAGCGCCTGCTGATGTCCCAGGCTGACAAGATGACTGCAACTGAG ATCCCTCCCCATTCCTGGCAGAGAAGCAACACTAGGAGCCTCTGGAGTTCAGCACCT GTGGACCAGATGCTGGAGTTCGCCTCCATCGACGCAGCGGGCAACCTGGATTACAAGGCGCTGAGCTACGTGCTCACCCatggggaggagaaggaggagtga
- the Myl5 gene encoding myosin light chain 5 isoform X1: MASRKTKKKEGGALRAQRASSNVFSNFEQTQIQEFKEAFTLMDQNRDGFIDKEDLKDTYASLGKTNVKDDELDAMLREASGPINFTMFLNLFGEKLTGTDTEETILNAFKMLDPDGKGSIHKEYIKRLLMSQADKMTATEVDQMLEFASIDAAGNLDYKALSYVLTHGEEKEE; encoded by the exons ATG GCCAGCAGGAAGACCAAGAAGAAGGAGGGCGGGGCCCTGCGTGCCCAGAGGGCATCCTCCAATGTCTTCTCCAACTTCGAACAGACCCAGATCCAGGAGTTCAAGGAG GCATTCACACTCATGGATCAGAACCGAGATGGCTTCATTGACAAGGAGGACCTGAAGGATACCTACGCCTCCCTGG GCAAAACCAACGTCAAGGATGATGAGCTGGACGCCATGCTCCGGGAGGCTTCAGGGCCCATCAACTTTACCATGTTCCTGAACCTGTTTGGGGAGAAGCTGACTG GCACAGACACTGAGGAGACCATCCTGAATGCCTTCAAGATGCTCGACCCTGATGGCAAAGGCAGCATCCACAAGGAGTA CATCAAGCGCCTGCTGATGTCCCAGGCTGACAAGATGACTGCAACTGAG GTGGACCAGATGCTGGAGTTCGCCTCCATCGACGCAGCGGGCAACCTGGATTACAAGGCGCTGAGCTACGTGCTCACCCatggggaggagaaggaggagtga
- the Myl5 gene encoding myosin light chain 5 isoform X2, with protein MDQNRDGFIDKEDLKDTYASLGKTNVKDDELDAMLREASGPINFTMFLNLFGEKLTGTDTEETILNAFKMLDPDGKGSIHKEYIKRLLMSQADKMTATEIPPHSWQRSNTRSLWSSAPVDQMLEFASIDAAGNLDYKALSYVLTHGEEKEE; from the exons ATGGATCAGAACCGAGATGGCTTCATTGACAAGGAGGACCTGAAGGATACCTACGCCTCCCTGG GCAAAACCAACGTCAAGGATGATGAGCTGGACGCCATGCTCCGGGAGGCTTCAGGGCCCATCAACTTTACCATGTTCCTGAACCTGTTTGGGGAGAAGCTGACTG GCACAGACACTGAGGAGACCATCCTGAATGCCTTCAAGATGCTCGACCCTGATGGCAAAGGCAGCATCCACAAGGAGTA CATCAAGCGCCTGCTGATGTCCCAGGCTGACAAGATGACTGCAACTGAG ATCCCTCCCCATTCCTGGCAGAGAAGCAACACTAGGAGCCTCTGGAGTTCAGCACCT GTGGACCAGATGCTGGAGTTCGCCTCCATCGACGCAGCGGGCAACCTGGATTACAAGGCGCTGAGCTACGTGCTCACCCatggggaggagaaggaggagtga